CTCCAGCCCAAGCACTGGACCGCGCGCGAGTACCCCGCCTACGACTTCCTGCCGGCCCTCGACATCGTCATGCTCGTCTCGATCGGCCTGATCGAGTTCTTCCGCTGCATGAACGTGCTGTCGAACGCGCACGCCACGCTGGTCGCCCGCGACCCGATCCCGGTGGTGCCCGAGACCGGCACGAGAGTCGCGTTCATCACCACGTACGTCCCGGGCAAGGAACCGCTGTCGATGGTGACGAGGACCCTGGAGGCGGCCGTCCGGCTGCGGCACCGGGGCCTGCTGCACGTCTGGCTCCTCGACGAGGGTGACGACCCGGAGGTGAAGGCGGTCTGTGAGCGTCTCGGCGTGCACCACTTCTCCCGCAAGGGCGTCGAGAAGTGGAACCGGCCCAAGGGCCCGCACCGCGCCAAGACCAAGCACGGCAACTACAACGCCTGGCTGGAGGCGCACGGCGACGACTACGACTACTTCGCCTCCGTCGACACCGACCACGTGCCGCTGCCCAACTACCTGGAGCGGATGCTGGGCTTCTTCCGCGACCCGGACGTCGGTTTCGTCATCGGCCCGCAGGTGTACGGCAATTACGACGCGTTTGTCACCAAGGCCGCCGAGTCGCAGCAGTTCCTCTTCCACGCGCTGATCCAGCGGGCCGGAAACCGCTACGGCGCCCCCATGTTCGTCGGCACCTCCAACGCCGTACGGATCTCGGCGCTCAAGCAGATCGGCGGTCTGTACGACTCGATCACCGAGGACATGGCCACCGGCTTCGAGATGCACCGCCACCGCAATCCGGCCACCGGGAAGAAGTGGAAGTCGGTCTACACCCCGGACGTGCTCGCGGTCGGCGAGGGCCCCGGCGCCTGGACGGACTTCTTCACACAGCAGCTGCGCTGGTCGCGGGGCACGTACGAGACGATCCTCAAGCAGTACTGGAAGGGCTTCTTCACACTGCCGCCGGGCAGGCTCTTCAACTACACCATGGTGATCATCTTCTACCCGATGTCCGCCCTCAACTGGATCCTGGCGGCGTTGAGTTGTGCGCTGTTCCTGGGCCTGGGTGCCTCGGGCGTCAACATCGACCCCACGGTCTGGCTGATGCTGTATGGCAACGCGTCGGCGCTTCAGATCGGCCTGTACATCTGGAACCGCCGGCACAACGTCTCACCGCACGAGCCGGAGGGCTCCGGCGGTGTGGCCGGCATGATGATGTCGGCGCTGTCCGCGCCGATCTACGCCCGCTCGCTCATGGACGCGGTACTGCGCCGCAAGAGCGGGTTCGTGGTGACTCCCAAGGGCGATTCGGCGAGCCCCGACAGGCTGCTCGGGACCTTTCGGATCCATCTGTTCTTCGTTCTGGTCTTCGGCGGCTCGATCGTCGCCGGCCTCCTCCTCGGCCATTCCCACCCCGCGATGATCATCTGGGCCTCGCTCGCCCTGCTGATCACGGCGTCGCCCATCTTCGTATGGCGCTGGACGCTGCTCCGGGAGAGGAAGCCGGCCATCGAGGACGAGCCGCAGGACGCACCGCAGGACGCGCCTCATGACGCGGCTCATGACGCGGCTCATGACGCGGCTCATGACGCGGCACATAAGGCTCGTGACGCGGCTCATGACGCTTCTCATGACGCGCCGGTGATACCGCAGCGGTCCGCCGGTGTACACACGCCGGGGCAACTGCCCACGTCGGCCGGGCACGCGGGCGATGACCAGACCATGCAGATCGTCCTCGGGGGACACAACAAATGAATGACCAGGCCGGCGGCCTCCGTCGCGCTCGTCGTTTCGCGGTCAGCACGGCGGTGGTCCTCGCACTGGCCGGAATGAACGGACCGTGGCTGTACCGCTTCGGGTCGGAGCGGTACCACGAGTACACGATCAACAAGCCGGAGTACAAGGCGAAGAACGGGCACTGGCAGATCGTCGAGTTCCCAAAGCAGTACCGGCAGGACACCATCCACGCCGCGCTGCTGCACACCGGGAAGGTGCTGCTGATCGCGGGCTCGGGCAACAACGAGGAGAACTTCGACAAGAAGCGGTTCGACACCCGGATCTGGGACCCGGTCAAGGGCACGATCAAGAAGGTCCCGACGCCGAGCGACCTCTTCTGCACGGGCCACACCCAGCTTGCGGACGGCAAGATCCTGATCGCGGGCGGCACCAAACGGTACGAGAAGCTGAAGGGCGACGTCACCAAGGCGGGCGGCCTGATGATCGTCCACAACGAGAACCCGGACAAGCCGATCACGCTGCCCGCGGGCACGAAGTTCACCGGCAGGGCAGGCGGCAAGACCTTCGTCTCCAAGGATCCGGTGCTGGTGCCGCGCGCGAAGAAGGTCTTCGCCAAGACCGGCAAATGGCTGCGCAACGACCCCGGCATCGGCCGGATCTACGTCGAGGCGCAGAAGAGCGGCCAGAAGTACGAGACCGGCACCGAGGACAACTACCGGGTGCAGGGCCTCACGGGGGCCGACGCGCGCAACACGTACGGCATCGCCAACAAACTCGGCCTCGACAAGCGGGACTTCCAGGGCATCCGGGACGCCTACGAGTTCGACCCGGTCGCCGAGAGGTACATCAAGGTCGACCCGATGAACGAGGCCCGCTGGTACCCGACGCTCACCACCCTGAGCGACGGAAAGATCCTCAGTGTCTCCGGGCTCGACGACATCGGGCAGTTGGTCCCCGGCAAGAACGAGATCTTCGATCCGACGACCAGGAAGTGGACGTACACGCCGAAGGTCCGCCAGTTCCCGACCTACCCCGCCCTGTTCCTGATGCAGAACGGCAAGATCTTCTACTCGGGTTCGAACGCGGGCTACGGCCCGGACGACGTGGGCCGCGACCCCGGCGTCTGGGACGTGCACACCAACGCGTTCACCAAGATCCCCGGGCTCAGCGACCCGACCGTCATGGAGACGTCCGGGACGGTGCTGCTGCCGCCGGCGCAGGACGAGAAGTTCCTGGTCATCGGCGGTGGCGGAGTCGGCGAGTCCAAGCTGTCCAGCAACCGGACGCGGCTGGTCGACCTGAAGGCGAAGAATCCGCGCTTCGTGGACGGGCCGACACTGGAGAAGGGCACGCGCTACCCGCAGTCCTCGATCCTGCCCGACGACACGGTGCTGGTCTCGGGCGGTTCGGAGGACTACCGCGGGCGCGGCGACTCCGACATCAGACAGGCACGGATCTACCACCCGGACACCAACACGTTCCAGCGGGTCGCCGACCCGCTGGTGGGGCGTGACTACCACGCCGGGTCGATCCTGCTGCCCGACGGCCGCGTGCTGTTCTTCGGCTCCAACCCGCTTTTCGCGGACAAGGCCGACACCAAGCCCGGCGTCTTCGAGCAGCGCATCGAGATCTACACGCCGCCGTATCTGTACCGGGACTCGCGGCCCGCCCTGTCGGGCGGCCCGGGGACCATCGCGCGTGGCGCGTCGGGCACGTTCACGTCGCAGCACGCGTCGACGATCAGGAAGGTCCGGCTGATCCGTCCGAGTGCGTCCACGCACGTCACGGACGTCGACCAGCGCTCGATCGCCCTGGACTTCAAGACGTCCGGGAACAAGATCACGGTGACCGTCCCGAAGAACCGCAACCTCGTCCAGTCGGGCTGGTACATGCTGTTCGTGGACGACGACCAGGGGACACCGAGCCAGGCACAGTGGGTCAAGGTTCCGTAGTTTCCGTAGGTTTCCGCGCACTGAACACGGCCCAGGGGGCGCCCTCCAGGTGATGGAGGGCGCCCCGAGTCACCTCACGGGT
The Streptomyces sp. CGMCC 4.7035 DNA segment above includes these coding regions:
- a CDS encoding glycosyltransferase family 2 protein, whose translation is MTSTPTGARQNFDPSETTRLRVPSRRTGHTGNIHRIKRTLPRYDYEHYSRLAGPLTHPDPAKPYKVQYRSLLSQEPHRIRAALMLGAAPLLSLVLLGWLLQPKHWTAREYPAYDFLPALDIVMLVSIGLIEFFRCMNVLSNAHATLVARDPIPVVPETGTRVAFITTYVPGKEPLSMVTRTLEAAVRLRHRGLLHVWLLDEGDDPEVKAVCERLGVHHFSRKGVEKWNRPKGPHRAKTKHGNYNAWLEAHGDDYDYFASVDTDHVPLPNYLERMLGFFRDPDVGFVIGPQVYGNYDAFVTKAAESQQFLFHALIQRAGNRYGAPMFVGTSNAVRISALKQIGGLYDSITEDMATGFEMHRHRNPATGKKWKSVYTPDVLAVGEGPGAWTDFFTQQLRWSRGTYETILKQYWKGFFTLPPGRLFNYTMVIIFYPMSALNWILAALSCALFLGLGASGVNIDPTVWLMLYGNASALQIGLYIWNRRHNVSPHEPEGSGGVAGMMMSALSAPIYARSLMDAVLRRKSGFVVTPKGDSASPDRLLGTFRIHLFFVLVFGGSIVAGLLLGHSHPAMIIWASLALLITASPIFVWRWTLLRERKPAIEDEPQDAPQDAPHDAAHDAAHDAAHDAAHKARDAAHDASHDAPVIPQRSAGVHTPGQLPTSAGHAGDDQTMQIVLGGHNK
- the glxA gene encoding radical copper oxidase GlxA, translating into MNDQAGGLRRARRFAVSTAVVLALAGMNGPWLYRFGSERYHEYTINKPEYKAKNGHWQIVEFPKQYRQDTIHAALLHTGKVLLIAGSGNNEENFDKKRFDTRIWDPVKGTIKKVPTPSDLFCTGHTQLADGKILIAGGTKRYEKLKGDVTKAGGLMIVHNENPDKPITLPAGTKFTGRAGGKTFVSKDPVLVPRAKKVFAKTGKWLRNDPGIGRIYVEAQKSGQKYETGTEDNYRVQGLTGADARNTYGIANKLGLDKRDFQGIRDAYEFDPVAERYIKVDPMNEARWYPTLTTLSDGKILSVSGLDDIGQLVPGKNEIFDPTTRKWTYTPKVRQFPTYPALFLMQNGKIFYSGSNAGYGPDDVGRDPGVWDVHTNAFTKIPGLSDPTVMETSGTVLLPPAQDEKFLVIGGGGVGESKLSSNRTRLVDLKAKNPRFVDGPTLEKGTRYPQSSILPDDTVLVSGGSEDYRGRGDSDIRQARIYHPDTNTFQRVADPLVGRDYHAGSILLPDGRVLFFGSNPLFADKADTKPGVFEQRIEIYTPPYLYRDSRPALSGGPGTIARGASGTFTSQHASTIRKVRLIRPSASTHVTDVDQRSIALDFKTSGNKITVTVPKNRNLVQSGWYMLFVDDDQGTPSQAQWVKVP